One genomic region from Amycolatopsis sp. FBCC-B4732 encodes:
- a CDS encoding ABC transporter permease encodes MTTLALPGPLSLGLARGGTELRQFFRHKEQVVFTFSLPAVLMILLGSILDGPTALEGVTSGQLLAAGMIGSGIVSTSFNSIATGVSGDRESGALKRLRGTPMPPASYFIGKMVLVAVSSLAQTVLMAGVAVLLFGLEPPSDPAKWLTLLWVFALGIVSCTLLGIAISALAKSTNGAVAIVQMLYLVLQFISGVFVSPITNLPKVMVDIASFFPLKWICQGFRSVFLPDAAVRMEMAGSWELPRVALVLGIWCVVGAVLARLTFRWTDAK; translated from the coding sequence ATGACCACCCTCGCCCTCCCCGGCCCGCTTTCCCTGGGGCTGGCTCGCGGCGGTACCGAGCTGCGGCAGTTCTTCCGCCACAAGGAACAGGTGGTCTTCACCTTCTCCCTACCCGCGGTGCTGATGATCCTGCTCGGGTCCATCCTGGACGGTCCGACCGCGCTCGAAGGCGTCACGTCCGGGCAGCTGCTCGCGGCCGGGATGATCGGCTCCGGCATCGTCTCGACGTCGTTCAACAGCATCGCGACCGGCGTCTCCGGCGACCGCGAATCCGGCGCGCTCAAGCGCCTGCGCGGCACGCCGATGCCGCCGGCGTCCTACTTCATCGGCAAGATGGTGCTGGTCGCGGTGTCCAGCCTGGCCCAGACCGTGCTGATGGCCGGCGTCGCGGTGCTGCTCTTCGGGCTCGAACCGCCGTCCGACCCGGCGAAGTGGCTGACGCTGCTGTGGGTGTTCGCGCTCGGCATCGTCTCCTGCACGCTGCTCGGGATCGCGATCAGCGCGCTCGCCAAGTCCACCAACGGCGCGGTCGCCATCGTGCAGATGCTGTACCTGGTGCTGCAGTTCATCTCGGGGGTGTTCGTCTCGCCGATCACCAACCTGCCGAAAGTTATGGTGGACATCGCTTCGTTCTTCCCCCTCAAGTGGATTTGCCAGGGCTTCCGGTCGGTGTTCCTGCCGGACGCCGCGGTGCGGATGGAGATGGCCGGGTCATGGGAGCTGCCGCGGGTGGCGCTGGTGCTGGGGATCTGGTGCGTGGTGGGCGCGGTGCTGGCGCGGCTGACGTTCCGGTGGACCGACGCGAAGTGA
- a CDS encoding ABC transporter ATP-binding protein yields MTTAVSVRGLRKQYPGHLAVAGLDLDIAQGEVFSLLGPNGAGKTTTVEILEGHRRRTDGEVTVLGEDPGKAGRAWRARIGVVLQTATDAAELTVAETVRHFAKYYPDPRDPDEVIDKVGLTAKAGARVKSLSGGQRRRVDVALGIVGRPELLFLDEPTTGFDPEARRQFWALISDLAVEGTTILLTTHYLDEAEALADRVAVIARGEIVAQDTPRDLGGRAAAEATVRWVDERGEHVERTAYPTKLVTELSAGGRELAGLTVTRPSLEDIYLDLIGEKA; encoded by the coding sequence ATGACCACAGCAGTGAGCGTGCGCGGCCTGCGCAAGCAGTACCCCGGTCACCTGGCCGTGGCCGGGCTGGACCTGGACATCGCCCAGGGCGAGGTGTTCTCCCTGCTCGGCCCGAACGGCGCCGGCAAGACCACCACCGTCGAGATCCTCGAAGGCCACCGCCGGCGCACCGACGGCGAGGTCACCGTGCTCGGGGAGGACCCGGGCAAGGCAGGCCGCGCCTGGCGGGCCCGCATCGGCGTCGTCCTGCAGACCGCGACCGACGCCGCCGAGCTGACCGTCGCCGAGACCGTGAGGCACTTCGCGAAGTACTACCCGGACCCGCGCGACCCCGACGAAGTCATCGACAAGGTCGGGCTCACCGCGAAGGCGGGCGCCCGGGTCAAGTCGCTCTCCGGCGGCCAGCGGCGTCGTGTCGACGTCGCGCTCGGCATCGTCGGGCGCCCCGAACTGCTCTTCCTCGACGAGCCGACCACCGGCTTCGACCCCGAGGCGCGGCGCCAGTTCTGGGCGCTGATCAGCGACCTCGCCGTCGAAGGCACCACGATCCTGCTCACCACCCACTACCTCGACGAGGCCGAGGCGCTCGCCGACCGCGTCGCCGTGATCGCGCGCGGCGAGATCGTCGCGCAGGACACGCCGCGCGACCTCGGGGGCCGGGCCGCCGCCGAGGCGACCGTGCGGTGGGTGGACGAACGCGGTGAGCACGTCGAGCGCACGGCGTACCCGACGAAACTCGTCACCGAGCTCTCTGCTGGGGGTAGGGAGCTCGCCGGGCTGACCGTAACGCGGCCGAGCCTGGAAGACATCTACCTGGACCTGATCGGAGAAAAGGCATGA
- a CDS encoding SDR family oxidoreductase: MTASDGVRLSVHIDGREDGPTVVLVHGYPDNSSMWGGVAASLGVKHRVVTYDVRGAGQSDKPSGRSSYRLDQLADDLRAVVEAVQPAGKVHLVAHDWGSIQTWHAVTGDGLRGRIASYTSISGPSLDHAGAWFRAQLSRPTPKRLKNALSQFLHSWYILAFQFPLIPDLLWRTGLLGKQIQRMEPDAAPPEKSDGLHGLELYRANMFTRLSRPAPKPADVPVQVLAPTGDAYVTTPLQTEVVRWVPDLRIRRVVGTHWVTRAKPEVVARAAAELIEYAETGAESRALRQARVGAGRFEHKLVVVTGAGSGIGRATALAFAAEGADVVITDIDPAAAAETLKLLEDHGVAEYTVDSSDGPAVHRFAQDVRENHGVPDIVVNNAGIGMSGPFLDTTVEDWERVIDVNLWGVIHGCRAFAPMLAERAEGGQIVNLASAAAYLPSKILTAYATTKSAVLALSVGLRAELAAHHIGVTAVCPGIVKTNITNTTTFVGVSDEEQRRRQQASSKLYARRGFGPEGVAKDILRAVEKDTAIAPSTPEAKVALVLSRLTPGLLRAAAKLDMTP, encoded by the coding sequence GTGACCGCCAGCGACGGTGTCCGCCTCTCGGTCCACATCGACGGCCGCGAAGACGGGCCCACGGTCGTGCTCGTGCACGGCTACCCGGACAACAGCTCGATGTGGGGCGGGGTGGCCGCCTCGCTCGGGGTGAAGCACCGCGTCGTCACCTACGACGTGCGCGGGGCCGGACAGTCGGACAAGCCGTCCGGACGCTCGTCCTACCGGCTGGACCAGCTGGCCGACGACCTGCGTGCGGTCGTCGAAGCGGTGCAGCCGGCCGGCAAGGTGCACCTGGTCGCCCACGACTGGGGCTCGATCCAGACGTGGCACGCCGTCACCGGTGACGGGCTGCGCGGCCGGATCGCGTCCTACACGTCGATCTCCGGGCCGAGCCTCGACCACGCGGGCGCGTGGTTCCGCGCGCAGCTCTCGCGGCCGACGCCGAAGCGCCTGAAGAACGCGCTGAGCCAGTTCCTGCACTCGTGGTACATCCTCGCGTTCCAGTTCCCGCTCATCCCGGACCTGCTGTGGCGGACCGGCCTGCTGGGCAAGCAGATCCAGCGGATGGAACCGGACGCGGCGCCGCCGGAGAAGTCCGACGGCCTGCACGGGCTCGAGCTCTACCGCGCCAACATGTTCACCCGCCTTTCGCGGCCGGCCCCGAAGCCCGCCGACGTCCCCGTGCAGGTGCTCGCCCCGACCGGCGACGCCTACGTCACGACGCCGCTGCAGACCGAGGTCGTGCGCTGGGTGCCGGACCTGCGGATCCGCCGGGTCGTCGGGACGCACTGGGTCACCCGCGCCAAGCCCGAGGTGGTCGCACGGGCCGCCGCCGAGCTGATCGAGTACGCCGAGACCGGCGCCGAAAGCCGCGCGCTGCGCCAAGCGCGCGTGGGGGCCGGCCGGTTCGAGCACAAGCTGGTCGTCGTCACCGGCGCAGGCAGCGGCATCGGCCGGGCCACCGCGCTCGCCTTCGCCGCCGAGGGCGCCGACGTCGTCATCACCGACATCGATCCCGCCGCGGCCGCGGAAACCCTGAAGCTGCTGGAAGACCACGGCGTCGCCGAGTACACAGTGGACTCTTCGGACGGTCCCGCCGTGCACCGCTTCGCGCAGGACGTCCGGGAGAACCACGGCGTGCCGGACATCGTGGTCAACAACGCCGGCATCGGCATGTCCGGCCCGTTCCTCGACACGACCGTCGAGGACTGGGAGCGCGTCATCGACGTGAACCTCTGGGGCGTGATCCACGGCTGCCGCGCGTTCGCGCCGATGCTCGCCGAGCGCGCGGAAGGCGGTCAGATCGTCAACCTCGCCTCCGCGGCCGCCTACCTGCCCTCGAAGATCCTGACCGCGTACGCCACGACGAAGTCCGCCGTGCTGGCGTTGAGCGTCGGCCTGCGCGCCGAGCTGGCCGCGCACCACATCGGCGTCACGGCGGTGTGCCCCGGCATCGTGAAGACGAACATCACGAACACGACGACGTTCGTCGGGGTGTCCGACGAGGAGCAACGACGGCGTCAGCAGGCCAGCTCGAAGCTTTACGCGCGAAGGGGTTTCGGGCCCGAGGGGGTCGCCAAGGACATCCTGCGGGCCGTCGAGAAGGACACCGCGATCGCACCGTCCACACCGGAGGCGAAGGTGGCCTTGGTCCTTTCGCGACTGACGCCCGGACTGCTGCGCGCGGCGGCGAAGCTGGACATGACGCCGTGA
- a CDS encoding TetR/AcrR family transcriptional regulator, which produces MSPQARRDDLIGAALDLFGSRAPELVTVDDIVARAEVSRPLFYRYFSSLRELQVQALRTVTDGLIDGLAGLEEGPPETRLRAAVRGLIDVADHYRAGYIALLRSGSVIATSDTDAAIDEVRNRAVALILDALSVTDPSPLLSLTLRCWTAVVEGALLSWLQERTIAREDLDTWLVAQLTAMLAATATHEEACTFT; this is translated from the coding sequence ATGTCACCGCAGGCCCGCCGCGACGACCTGATCGGCGCTGCGCTCGACCTGTTCGGGTCACGGGCGCCGGAACTGGTCACCGTGGACGACATCGTCGCGCGCGCCGAGGTGTCGCGGCCGCTGTTCTACCGGTACTTCTCCAGCCTGCGCGAACTGCAGGTGCAGGCGTTGCGCACGGTCACCGACGGCCTCATCGACGGACTCGCCGGGCTCGAGGAGGGCCCGCCCGAAACCCGCCTCCGGGCGGCCGTCCGGGGCCTGATCGACGTCGCCGACCACTACCGGGCCGGGTACATCGCGTTGCTGCGCAGCGGTTCGGTGATCGCGACGTCGGACACGGACGCGGCGATCGACGAGGTCCGCAACCGCGCGGTGGCCCTGATCCTGGACGCGCTGTCCGTCACGGATCCCTCGCCGCTGCTCTCCCTGACGCTCCGCTGCTGGACCGCGGTCGTCGAGGGCGCGCTGCTGAGCTGGCTCCAGGAACGCACGATCGCCCGCGAAGACCTCGACACGTGGCTGGTCGCCCAGCTCACGGCGATGCTCGCCGCAACCGCCACCCACGAAGAGGCCTGCACTTTCACGTGA
- a CDS encoding citrate synthase 2: MTTSTISKPQPSGQPDDGFRPGLEGVVAFHTEIAEPDRDGGALRYRGVDIEDLAGKVTFGDVWGLLVDGRFGHGLPPAEPFPLPVHTGDVRVDVQAALAMLAPIWGYRPLLDITDEEAREQLARASVMALSYVAQSARGIGQPAVPQARVDEAHSITERFLIRWRGEPDPAHVRALDAYWVSAAEHGLNASTFTARVIASTGADVAAAMSGAIGAMSGPLHGGAPARVLPMIEEVERSGDPAGLVKGILDRKERLMGFGHRVYRAEDPRARVLRRTCKELGATRYEAAAALEQAALKELRERRPDHPIETNVEFWAAVILDFAQVPPHMMPAMFSSARTAGWAAHILEQKRTGRLVRPSAKYVGPAPRTPEDVEGWELVTKH; encoded by the coding sequence GTGACTACCTCCACGATCAGCAAGCCACAGCCGTCCGGCCAACCCGACGACGGCTTCCGACCGGGTCTGGAGGGCGTCGTCGCCTTCCACACCGAAATCGCCGAACCCGACCGGGACGGCGGTGCGCTGCGCTACCGCGGCGTCGACATCGAGGACCTCGCCGGAAAGGTGACCTTCGGGGACGTGTGGGGCCTCCTCGTCGACGGCCGGTTCGGGCACGGCCTCCCGCCCGCCGAGCCCTTCCCGCTGCCGGTGCACACCGGCGACGTCCGGGTGGACGTCCAGGCCGCGCTGGCCATGCTCGCGCCGATCTGGGGCTACCGCCCGCTGCTCGACATCACCGACGAAGAGGCCCGTGAGCAGCTGGCCCGCGCCTCGGTGATGGCCCTGTCCTACGTCGCGCAGTCGGCGCGCGGCATCGGCCAGCCGGCCGTGCCGCAGGCCCGGGTCGACGAGGCCCACTCGATCACCGAGCGGTTCCTGATCCGCTGGCGCGGCGAGCCGGACCCGGCGCACGTCCGCGCGCTCGACGCCTACTGGGTGTCGGCCGCCGAGCACGGCCTCAACGCCTCGACCTTCACCGCGCGCGTCATCGCCTCCACCGGGGCGGACGTCGCGGCGGCCATGTCCGGCGCGATCGGCGCGATGTCGGGCCCGCTGCACGGCGGCGCCCCGGCGCGCGTGCTGCCGATGATCGAAGAAGTCGAACGCTCCGGCGACCCGGCGGGCCTGGTCAAGGGCATCCTCGACCGCAAGGAACGCCTGATGGGCTTCGGCCACCGCGTCTACCGCGCCGAGGACCCGCGGGCGCGGGTGCTGCGCCGGACCTGCAAGGAGCTCGGCGCGACCCGCTACGAGGCGGCCGCCGCGCTGGAGCAGGCGGCGCTGAAGGAGCTGCGCGAGCGGCGCCCGGATCACCCGATCGAGACGAACGTCGAGTTCTGGGCCGCGGTCATCCTGGACTTCGCCCAGGTCCCGCCGCACATGATGCCCGCGATGTTCAGCTCGGCCCGCACCGCCGGCTGGGCCGCGCACATCCTGGAGCAGAAGCGCACCGGACGTCTGGTGCGCCCGTCGGCCAAGTACGTCGGCCCGGCGCCCCGCACCCCCGAAGACGTCGAAGGCTGGGAACTGGTCACCAAGCACTGA
- a CDS encoding urease subunit gamma: MHLSPQERDKLLVHVAADVARKRLDRGVRLNYPEAVALITDHVLEGARDGRTVSELVASGRSVLSRAQVLDGVPEMVDSVQVEATFPDGTKLVTVHDPIV; encoded by the coding sequence ATGCACCTCAGTCCGCAGGAGCGCGACAAGCTGCTCGTCCACGTGGCGGCGGACGTCGCGCGGAAGCGGCTGGACCGCGGCGTCCGGCTGAACTACCCCGAAGCGGTCGCGCTGATCACCGACCACGTCCTCGAAGGGGCCCGCGACGGGCGCACGGTCAGCGAGCTGGTCGCGAGCGGCCGGAGCGTGCTCTCACGGGCGCAGGTGCTCGACGGCGTGCCCGAGATGGTCGATTCCGTGCAGGTCGAGGCCACGTTCCCGGACGGCACCAAGCTCGTCACCGTGCATGACCCGATCGTGTGA
- a CDS encoding urease subunit beta produces the protein MRPGEIIPGDEPVELNPGRPRVRLLVRNLGDRPVQVGSHYHFAAVNPGLEFDRDAARGHRLDVPAGTSVRFEPGVEREVDLVPLAGARRVPGLRSEFAGEF, from the coding sequence ATGCGCCCAGGTGAAATCATTCCCGGCGACGAGCCGGTCGAGCTGAACCCCGGCCGTCCGCGGGTCCGGCTCCTGGTCCGCAACCTCGGCGACCGGCCGGTGCAGGTCGGCTCGCACTACCACTTCGCCGCGGTCAACCCGGGCCTCGAATTCGACCGGGACGCCGCCCGCGGCCACCGGCTCGACGTCCCGGCCGGGACGTCGGTGCGGTTCGAGCCCGGCGTCGAACGCGAAGTCGACCTCGTGCCGCTCGCCGGCGCGCGCCGTGTTCCGGGCCTGCGGTCCGAATTCGCCGGGGAGTTCTGA
- a CDS encoding urease subunit alpha, translating into MPQIDRERYAELFGPTAGDRIRLADTDLLIEVTEDRSMGPGGSGDEVLFGGGKVIRESMGQGTATRAEGAPDLIITGAVILDHWGVVKADVGVRDGRIVGIGKAGNPDTMDGVDPALVIGPSTEVLAGNGKILTAGGIDCHVHFICPQLVDTALAAGLTTLVGGGTGPNEGTKATTVTPGAWNLGRMLSAMDGYPVNVLLLGKGNTVRRDALREQLAAGAGGFKLHEDWGTTPAAIDACLTVADEAGVQVAIHTDTLNEAGFLESTVDAIGGRSINAYHTEGAGGGHAPDIIEVVSLPNVLPSSTNPTRPHTANTLDEHLDMLVVCHHLNPSVPEDLAFAESRIRPSTIAAEDVLHDLGAISMMSSDSQAMGRIGEVIIRTWQTAHVMKRRRGALPGDGAADNLRARRYVAKYTINPAIAHGMETEIGSVEVGKLADLVLWEPKFFGVRPHVVLKGGFPAWAAMGDANASIPTPQPVMARPMFGANIGAALSLHFVAPSALDSGLREKFGITRPLVAVSNMRARTKADMVLNDATPDVRVEPDSFAVHVDGELIEPQPVTELPMAQRYFLF; encoded by the coding sequence ATGCCGCAGATCGACCGCGAGCGCTACGCCGAGCTGTTCGGCCCGACCGCCGGCGACCGGATCCGGCTCGCCGACACCGACCTGCTGATCGAGGTCACCGAGGATCGCTCGATGGGCCCCGGCGGCTCCGGCGACGAGGTGCTGTTCGGCGGCGGCAAGGTCATCCGCGAGTCCATGGGCCAGGGGACGGCGACCCGGGCCGAGGGCGCCCCCGACCTGATCATCACCGGCGCGGTCATCCTCGACCACTGGGGTGTCGTCAAGGCCGACGTCGGCGTGCGCGACGGCCGGATCGTCGGCATCGGCAAGGCGGGCAATCCGGACACGATGGACGGCGTCGATCCGGCGCTGGTGATCGGGCCGTCGACGGAAGTCCTGGCCGGCAACGGGAAGATCCTCACCGCGGGCGGCATCGACTGCCACGTCCACTTCATCTGCCCGCAGCTCGTCGACACCGCGCTGGCCGCCGGTCTGACCACTTTGGTCGGTGGCGGCACCGGTCCCAACGAGGGCACGAAGGCCACGACCGTCACGCCCGGCGCGTGGAACCTCGGCCGGATGCTGTCCGCCATGGACGGTTACCCGGTCAACGTCCTGTTGCTGGGCAAGGGGAACACGGTCCGTCGCGACGCATTGCGCGAGCAGCTCGCGGCCGGCGCGGGCGGCTTCAAGCTGCACGAGGACTGGGGCACCACCCCGGCCGCCATCGACGCCTGCCTGACCGTGGCCGACGAAGCCGGCGTCCAGGTGGCGATCCACACCGACACGCTCAACGAGGCCGGCTTCCTGGAGTCCACTGTGGACGCCATCGGCGGGCGTTCGATCAACGCGTACCACACCGAAGGTGCCGGTGGCGGCCACGCGCCGGACATCATCGAAGTCGTCTCGCTGCCGAACGTGCTGCCGTCGTCGACCAACCCGACCCGGCCGCACACGGCCAACACCCTCGACGAGCACCTCGACATGCTGGTGGTCTGCCACCACCTGAACCCGTCGGTGCCGGAGGACCTCGCGTTCGCCGAGAGCCGCATCCGGCCGTCGACCATCGCCGCCGAAGACGTCCTGCACGACCTCGGCGCCATTTCGATGATGAGCTCGGATTCGCAGGCGATGGGCCGGATCGGCGAGGTGATCATCCGGACCTGGCAGACGGCGCACGTGATGAAACGGCGTCGCGGCGCCCTGCCCGGCGACGGTGCGGCCGACAACCTGCGCGCACGTCGTTATGTCGCCAAGTACACGATCAACCCGGCCATCGCGCACGGCATGGAGACCGAAATCGGCTCGGTCGAGGTCGGCAAGCTCGCGGACCTCGTGTTGTGGGAGCCGAAGTTCTTCGGCGTCCGCCCGCACGTGGTGCTGAAGGGCGGCTTCCCGGCGTGGGCGGCGATGGGCGACGCGAACGCGTCCATCCCGACGCCGCAGCCGGTCATGGCGCGCCCCATGTTCGGGGCGAACATCGGTGCCGCCTTGAGCCTGCACTTCGTCGCACCGTCCGCTTTGGACAGCGGGTTGCGCGAGAAGTTCGGTATCACGCGTCCGCTCGTCGCCGTCTCGAACATGCGGGCGCGGACGAAGGCGGACATGGTGCTCAACGACGCCACCCCGGACGTCCGCGTCGAGCCGGACAGCTTCGCCGTGCACGTCGACGGCGAGCTGATCGAGCCGCAGCCGGTGACGGAACTGCCGATGGCCCAACGGTACTTCCTCTTCTGA
- a CDS encoding urease accessory protein UreF: protein MDLSALILADSRFPGGGHVHSGGMEEVVSRRLVTSVRDLPGFLSGRLRTTGFLTAVFAAASAHAAAAGGNWSLLDSELDARTPSLAQRDASRAQGRGTARAGRIAWPSPVLDALLTETPRPHHPIVLGALVGVAGGSPYDAAMAAAYLAVSGPASAVVRLLGLDPFAVNAVVARLDLAPVCAEAAAVAGDDPASLPSPGSPALDLFAEAHARHHQEEVRLFAS, encoded by the coding sequence ATGGACCTTTCGGCGCTGATCCTCGCGGACTCCCGTTTCCCCGGCGGCGGGCACGTCCACAGTGGCGGGATGGAGGAAGTCGTCTCCCGCCGGCTGGTGACGTCCGTGCGTGATCTGCCGGGATTCCTTTCCGGACGGTTGCGGACGACGGGGTTCCTGACGGCCGTTTTCGCGGCTGCCTCGGCACATGCGGCCGCCGCGGGCGGGAACTGGTCGCTTTTGGACAGTGAGCTGGACGCGCGCACCCCGTCGCTCGCGCAGCGTGACGCATCGCGGGCGCAGGGCCGCGGTACCGCTCGGGCCGGCCGGATCGCCTGGCCGTCTCCCGTTCTGGACGCGTTGCTGACCGAAACCCCGCGTCCCCACCACCCCATCGTGCTGGGCGCGTTGGTCGGCGTCGCGGGCGGCTCGCCGTACGACGCCGCGATGGCGGCCGCGTACCTGGCGGTGAGCGGCCCGGCGAGCGCGGTCGTGCGGCTGCTGGGTCTGGATCCCTTCGCCGTCAACGCCGTCGTGGCTCGGTTGGACCTCGCTCCGGTTTGTGCGGAAGCGGCGGCCGTGGCCGGGGACGATCCGGCGTCGCTGCCTTCGCCGGGATCGCCGGCGTTGGATCTGTTCGCCGAGGCGCACGCCCGGCACCACCAGGAAGAGGTGCGTCTCTTTGCCAGCTGA
- the ureG gene encoding urease accessory protein UreG, producing the protein MPAEGHGHGHVHEVNFDPTAADPDHYDPAPTAGRAYRIGIGGPVGSGKTALTAALCRALGDEINLAVVTNDIYTTEDADFLRRAGVLDPARIEAVQTGACPHTAIRDDITANLDAVERLEEKFPGLDLVIIESGGDNLTAVFSRGLADSQIFVVDVAGGDKVPRKGGPGVTTADLLVINKTDIAHLVGADMDVMTSDAHRMRGELPVITQSLVDTPDAPAVAGWVRSLL; encoded by the coding sequence TTGCCAGCTGAAGGTCACGGTCACGGTCACGTCCACGAGGTCAACTTCGACCCGACGGCCGCCGATCCCGACCACTACGACCCGGCGCCGACGGCCGGCCGCGCGTACCGGATCGGCATCGGTGGCCCGGTGGGTTCGGGCAAGACGGCGCTCACCGCGGCCCTGTGCCGCGCTTTGGGTGACGAGATCAACCTCGCCGTGGTGACGAACGACATCTACACGACCGAGGACGCGGACTTCCTGCGCCGCGCGGGCGTTCTGGACCCGGCGCGCATCGAGGCGGTGCAGACGGGCGCGTGCCCGCACACGGCGATCCGCGACGACATCACGGCGAACCTGGACGCGGTCGAGCGCCTCGAGGAGAAGTTCCCGGGCCTGGACCTGGTGATCATCGAAAGCGGCGGCGACAACCTGACGGCGGTGTTCAGCCGCGGCCTGGCCGACAGCCAGATCTTCGTGGTCGACGTGGCGGGCGGCGACAAGGTCCCGCGCAAGGGCGGCCCCGGCGTGACGACGGCGGACCTGCTGGTGATCAACAAGACCGACATCGCGCACCTGGTGGGCGCGGACATGGACGTGATGACGTCGGACGCGCACCGGATGCGCGGCGAGCTGCCGGTCATCACCCAGTCCCTGGTGGACACCCCGGACGCCCCGGCGGTGGCCGGCTGGGTCCGTTCCCTGCTGTGA
- a CDS encoding urease accessory protein UreD, with amino-acid sequence MKAHARLTACFDGSRTVLRELRSMAPLTLFPRRGRGPAAVVHVVNSATSPLGGDDLLLTIRVGPGASLRLSGVAATLALPGLHGEPSLSTVDVVVEPGGSLEYLPEPTVITARARHTAVFRAEVAPDAYLHTREVLVLGRAGESPGSLTTSSSVMRGSVPVLRQTLPIGSALDGSLAVLAGRRVLATDLVVGGADLPAASGEWWSRTPLAAGGTLTTSLAPDAVTALRPFASS; translated from the coding sequence GTGAAGGCCCACGCCCGGCTGACGGCGTGCTTCGACGGCTCGCGAACGGTGCTGCGAGAGCTGCGTTCGATGGCGCCGCTGACGTTGTTCCCTCGCCGCGGCCGCGGTCCGGCGGCGGTGGTCCACGTGGTGAATTCGGCGACGTCCCCATTGGGTGGCGACGACCTGCTGCTCACCATCCGGGTGGGGCCGGGAGCGTCCCTGCGCTTGTCCGGCGTGGCGGCGACCCTCGCCCTGCCCGGCCTCCACGGCGAGCCGTCGTTGTCCACTGTGGACGTTGTCGTGGAGCCGGGCGGTTCGCTGGAGTACCTCCCGGAGCCGACGGTGATCACGGCCCGGGCCCGGCACACGGCGGTTTTCCGCGCTGAGGTGGCTCCGGACGCCTACCTGCACACGCGGGAGGTGCTGGTGCTCGGCCGGGCGGGGGAGTCCCCGGGTTCGTTGACGACTTCGTCGTCGGTTATGCGGGGTTCGGTGCCGGTGCTGCGGCAGACGTTGCCGATCGGATCGGCCTTGGACGGCAGCCTGGCGGTGCTGGCGGGCCGCCGGGTCCTGGCGACAGATCTGGTGGTGGGCGGCGCGGACCTCCCGGCGGCCTCGGGCGAGTGGTGGTCCCGCACCCCGCTGGCCGCGGGCGGCACCCTCACGACGTCCCTGGCCCCCGACGCCGTTACCGCTCTTCGTCCCTTCGCGAGTTCGTAA
- a CDS encoding TetR/AcrR family transcriptional regulator, which produces MARTYGGVAPEQRRADRRERLLAAGLELFTSAGFRHTKITEVCGRAGVSTRNFYEEFTGKEDVLRILHDQINTLALEHVTDALDKVAGADAMTRIATLLDVFIDTVTADPRLPRLNYVEAVGVSPELEAQHQIWVGRWATFIATEARRAAEHGVAPDRDYRLTAIALVGAATGLLREWQAHEPPLPVEDVGAELRALMLAAIMRPEKILEIPGNPGAASDVKESSREGDPGGTRPT; this is translated from the coding sequence GTGGCTCGCACCTACGGCGGCGTCGCACCCGAACAACGCCGTGCCGACCGCCGTGAGCGGTTGCTCGCGGCCGGGCTCGAGCTGTTCACCTCCGCCGGGTTCCGGCACACCAAGATCACCGAAGTGTGCGGGCGCGCGGGGGTCTCGACGCGGAACTTCTACGAGGAGTTCACCGGCAAGGAGGACGTGCTCCGCATCCTCCACGACCAGATCAACACCCTCGCGCTCGAGCACGTCACCGACGCCCTCGACAAGGTCGCCGGCGCCGACGCCATGACCCGGATCGCCACGCTGCTCGACGTCTTCATCGACACCGTCACCGCCGATCCCCGGCTGCCGCGGCTCAACTACGTCGAAGCGGTCGGTGTCAGCCCGGAGCTCGAAGCACAGCACCAGATCTGGGTCGGCCGGTGGGCGACCTTCATCGCGACCGAGGCCCGCCGCGCGGCCGAACACGGTGTCGCGCCCGATCGCGACTACCGGCTGACGGCGATCGCGCTGGTCGGCGCGGCCACCGGGCTGCTGCGCGAGTGGCAGGCGCACGAGCCGCCGCTGCCGGTCGAGGACGTCGGCGCGGAGCTGCGCGCGCTGATGCTGGCGGCCATCATGCGGCCGGAAAAGATCTTGGAAATCCCGGGCAACCCCGGCGCCGCCTCGGACGTGAAGGAGTCGAGCCGGGAGGGGGACCCGGGGGGAACCCGGCCAACGTGA